The Thunnus albacares chromosome 13, fThuAlb1.1, whole genome shotgun sequence genome segment TATTACTCATAATGTCTTGACTCCATAAATAACTGAACACACATCACAAGTGTACAGTTAGTTAATAGTTCACATAGACATGCAGCAGACcaagagaggaggatgaactGAAAGATAATTTGATAGTTTAGAATTACACGTTTTTctccattaaaacaaaaaacaccagggggaaaaactgaaattaattaAGTAAACACTCACTACTAATTCTCTTCAAAGACATAAACACATCCCTGTCATTCTGAAGAAAGTATTTGATACTTAATAGGCCAACCTGTTGCTACAAAGCttcaaaaatgcaaatattttaatcaaCATGTTATGTAGAAACTGAGTGTGTTTCAACATGGTAAGAgataaaaaacaactttaaattcCTGTAGAGCAACTTATGAAATAAGGCTTTTACCTGACATTAAATTACGTCAATAATACGTACAAAAGAACTCTTCCCTTGTTACCCTTATAAACAAAATAGGTGTAATTTCAGCGACATTACctgcattgattctacagttgGAGAGACCGTGATAGCCCAGCTTGCACAGTGTGCAAAAGGCATACTGGCAGGCCGAGCAAATGCCCATGGTTGTGTCTGGCTCCACCATAACAGCGGTGCCGCAGGACTGGCGGGGACAGTAGACCACGTCGGCCATGAGGTCCAGACTGGACTGGAGCAGCAAACGGTCATAACGTGCAAACAGCTCTTCATCCACCAGCTGCTTCACCTGATAGATGAAAGCagaaaggaggaggagctgTTTCATTAAAAGTGATAGGGGTTGGggaaacttttaaaatacaattagAAGGGGAATTtgattaaaacatgaaatagcACTTTGTAAAGTGTGAGGTAAATGCCTGTTTTGGATCACATTACAATTGACCAactataaataaacacaaacatactttATCACTTTCTCACCTGCGAAGGTGTGGCTAAGGAGGTACATTTGGGCTCAGGGCAATTAAGGCACTGAACGTTGCCGTCCCGTATTTGGATCTGGAAGTATTCAGTCATGCAGGCCTTGCAGTAGACATGCTGGCACTCCTTGAAGCAGAGGCAGTTGGAGCCCAGTTTTTCTACAAAGCAGATACCGCAGCAGAACACCTTGCAGTCAAACACTCTCTGGCGCTGCGTCTCGTCAAAGTCCAGGAGCTGAGGTAGGAGGTCGGCGCGCGGGTCCATCAACAGAACGGCCCGCGGGTCCAGTTGAGAAGACGATGGCAACTGTTGTTCACACTTTTCCTTCTtcacttctcttttcttctcttcggCTTTTTCAGAATGACTCCCGCCCTGGGTCAGAGCTTAACAAAATTGAGAAACATTATTTATTACCCCttgaaaaaacaccaaaatgtacttttaataagttaattttttttacaaaactcAAATAGAGGAGCACCAGTTGACACAATTACTGCAATTCCAGTCACCAAATATCTGTGCTCCTAACaaataatttagcaaaattCACATTTAggaaaaataacatatttttccCAGTGGGAGGAAAAATACTTGTCATGGGGGATTCTAGTTAGCATTTATCATATAAAGCACTTGTTTGAGACACCAGCAACTGTTTTATAACAATTAAGGATGGATAAATGTTAAAGACATACTATGCAGAATTTTTCTAAAAATCAATGTATAgactcacaaaaaaataatccctctcaatcatcacttatacctactagaagtgtgtggcagtgtatctacagagaccctgccctctgcctgtattttcttattattttgctgtgttcaggacctttctgggtgtcaacctttgggcagtgggtgtgtagccctcagccaataacagcacacagggtgtgaggtcggtACTCTATAAAAacgtagcgaccaggttacattgctgtctctgtctctctcctctctgtctgtgtcatggatgtataaagataacaggtctctgtctctgtttgaccgagggcggggcgGGGCTGAGcgagctacacacacacacacacggagagcagagaggccacagtggaCAGGATGAAATGTGCACTGCAATCACACCAAATCCGGCAATGCGGTACTGTCCagcagggttgtgcagaggtgtgggtgtgtttatttgtgctttagaacgtagCTGtcgtgaaacaatcagaaaataacgttttatttatctgattcactgctttgtgcTCGCTACCgccactccctctcttcattcactctctagctcactcaaccacctctgctgtctctctctctcgctcatgCTCTGGTATTTAGccggagaggaggagacaactctgaatgttgtgtttacaaacagcaaccGACAAAACCTGCATAGTATACCTATAATTGCTGGTTCTGTACACGTTCAATCTACAGTGTCAGCCGAAGACAAGAATAGCAGAACAGCATATTTGTACTTGGACTGACCTAGTtcttctttcactttcactctaaatgaaaggaaattacaaaatattacCTACTTTttgtagataaataaataatttggtGGCATGACTATCACAGAGGTATGAGGGAGAGTTATCTTAGCTAATGCAGATGCATCCgcacaagcaaaacaaaactgttagGATCACAAGCATTACCTGTGGCTGCATGGTCGGCTTTCCTGCGCTCAGCACCCGCTTTACCTCCTGTCCTTGTGACTTCAAGAGGAGACTGGATGCCCAGAAAGTCCAGAGCCTCCTCTTTGAGAAACTGGATCCATGTGAAAAGAATCACATAGCCTTGGTTCTCCTCCCACAGCTCATCCAGGCGTCTGCAAAGAGAGCTCATCTGAGGAGGTAAAAAGATAAAGGAGAAGGAAAAGGTATTGAGAGTGACTGCCCAGAAACTTTCTTTTGAGTGATACCATTTTACAGAAGGACAGTAATTCCTTTACAGCTACTTAGTTGACACTCAGTTTGATTAATTTGCCAAACATTGCCGACATATGCAGGTTTTTGGACAGTGATGTAGTAAAGAATCATATTGGCCAGCATGAGTCTTACCTGTGCTCTGGTCATCCATTTAGAGCTGAGAGTGAAGATTGGTGAGGATGTGGATGGATAGTCCGCAGGAATCTCAAAGTTGAGCACCAAAGGAGGTAAGAAGCAGACATTGTATTCAGTCAGTGTCTCTCCTGCAATAGACAGAGAAGATTTTATTATAATCCTTATTAGAGTGCATCTAACAAATATGTCTTAATagtatttagagctgcaacgattaatcaattagttgcctctaaaatgtaattttgttctggtttctttagtcctctatgatggTAAGCTGATGATGGTacacttttcaccattttctgacattttatcgaccaaacaactaatcaatgaatcaagaaaataattgacagccCTAGTAGTATtatgagagaagaagagtgtaactttatcaagaaaatatgaatttacATTGGCATCTATAGGACAGACATTATATGAAAAGTGCCTACAATGCTTGCAAATGAGTTGTACACCTTGCTCTTCTTCCTTTACACAGTTTCACTGACAGCTGTACCTTTAACAACAACTTTAAAGTCGGAGGGGAGCTCCAGACAGAGCTGGATCTCTCCTCCCTGTGCCGACTCCGCCCGGTGGAACTCCTCTTCATCGTAGATACTTGCTAAAGCAAGCAGCTCATCCTCCTGGGCTTCCCTGTCCTCAGACATTTACATTCCtgcaacaacagtaacatgtGGGACATAAATTCATCATTATGAAagtcaacaaaaaaagaatgaagaGTAGTAGCGACACATCAATGTAGCAAAGGTGAGGTATGCCAGATATCACACAGTCAGAGAGAGGTCCAACTAATCACCTTTATTACTACTATCAATACGAaaacacatatataatatattatataaggCTTCCgcaatctgagttagtcatatcaagtggatatctaccacacttacagtctttttagcatcaaattccctctttgtgtttccccagACAGTGTtcccctgttgagctgcagtggaagtatagtaccaaaaagagggacttgaaccctaaaaagactataacgttgaaagatatctaattgatttgactcatttggacagttgaagcctcatattagcttcagataaacttttaaatacatttttgtacagaaggaggttTGTGGATTatgtccccatcacttacattgtgagtACATTATCAAGGGATCTTCTTAAGGCAAGTATGAAGAGCAAGAATGACTgtagcaagaaaaacctgtttcaatgttcatttggcctcatgactgttgttttaagacagacttgaaaaattgtgaatttatTCTTTAACTGTTATCCTCTTAAGTCAATGGCGTTACATTAATGGAGCAAAATATTACTAAATCTAACGTAACTTTGTGACATAACGTCAGCTTGCCTTAGCTAACGTTAGGCTACACAGTGGCTccaatgttagcatgctagctagCAAAAGTTAACTTTATCTATATTAGACGTGGTCGTCATTTATTGATAATTTAACAGTCACTCGTGTTGACGGGGCCAACTGGCAAACTTCACGTCAGGAGACAGTTAGCAATTAGCATTAGGGAAAAGCATcaaagctagctagctagctatgtTAACGCTAGCTGATGTAAACAGTGACTATGGCTACAGTCGGAGGTCGGCCCTGCTGTAACTTTTCATCTGTGGCGGCAACAAAACAACGTCAGTTTTTCTGTACTACTGAGCACAGCCACAGTTATCTACTACACGTGTGGTAACACCGTTATTATGTGAAAATAACGTGTTTCTTACCTTGTGCAAGCCAAGTGCTACTGACCCCTGCCTTCTGACGAGTTCATGACTGtggcaactgtgtgtgtgtgtgtgtgtgtgtgtgtgtatgtgtgtgtatgtgtgtgtgcgcgtgtgtgcgcgcgcgcatGTGTCACAGCGTCGCCTACAGGCTGGTTAGTGTACTGCAGGTtacttttgtatttatttccttacacaaaacacagtaccagtcaacagtttggacacattttcttattcaagtgtgtccagactttAGACTggcattgtgtgtttttcattattgacaCATAGAAATAATCACAAGTTTTTCTACCACAAAATGGTTTGtagaagaaaagtaaaaaaaaaaaaaaaaacacttgagcTAGGGGGAGTTACAGATCATACTAAGATTAAGGATAggttcactatttttcaagtctgtcagctggccatatgaacactgaaagagatttttcttgttgtaatcattcatACTGGCttttaaaagatccccttcaaatgtgctttaatgtaagtgatgggggccaaaatcaaCCAACCACagagtcattttgtgcaaaagtacatttaaaggtttatctgaattGTATATGAGGCATCAGCAGTCtcagttagtcatatcaagtggatatttgccatatttaatttcttttagcatcaaattccctctttgtgtttcctcagggatcctctgatggtcagtatgaacaggaggaatgattatggcaagaaaaaactatttcaatgtttatttgggcacctgactgttgttttaagacagacttgaaaaattgtgaacctgtcctttaaacaaAAAACGAACAGGTAATAGTTTTTTTCAGCCTTTGGATTAGaggaaaatcaaatcaaatcaatgtatAGTTTGACCTTTTTTGTTAGGCTTTTTCCTGTAAATTTGcttttatgaatatgaaatgtaGCCAGTAAAATTAAAAGATTAGTAATATAGAGATGAGAAAAGAGTTACCTTCAAGTATGCCAAACAGTATGTttccaaaataataaaatatgttcaTCAATATGGCTGTTGATAAAGATACACAAGAGTCTCACAACAGGGCAGTACCAAAATAAGAGAGCCACAGTCTCAGATGAACTACAACAAAATGTACAACTGATATCaatatattttctgatttttaaaaaatacatatatattagCCAGGTAAAATCTATGAATAGCTTTGAAAGAAACTTGATTGTGTGATTGCAGCAATCATACAATCTTATTGTGCATATTTCATCCTATTTTATCTTCACCACACTATATACTATATTTGGATGACCCTGAACAAAgcttatatatttgtttttggatATTTTCTACAGTTTCTCTGTAATTGGTTATCAAATCTTTATAGTTGTGGTCTAATATACATAAACTCATATCTCCTAAATGCATCATTcaattgcaaccaaatttggcAATGCAGAACAGACagggatgctgaacaagtctatagcatttgatacaatttctCCATTAGGTGGCgctacaacatttaaaaaattgctGCTGGGGCAGCAACTTgcagctggcagcagcagctggcagtAGCAGCTGGCAGTCTAATCAGCCAGCAGCAATCACAGGCATTTTCCTCAGGAAATGCACATTCCAGTTTTGTTAGTTATCAGATACCGATTTGGTAAAAGACCTTTTTCCATGTCAGATTATTCACAAAGTGATTCCAGTATCCTTCATTCAAACATCAATGGTCCAAGCAACacattgtatatatttatttgaaatatatattttgtgtctgcatacttattttctattttgtttacattataAGTGAAACTGATTGAccatttttcttgtaaaataacAATTTTCATTTGACTTGATAatcattttacaaaattaaTAAGTCCAAGTTGCTGTCATTATGTTATTAATAGGTATAATAGAAATGTCTTTTACACATCTTGTTAATGAAGTAGGGCAGCCATTGAggaatattttgataatttgtcatttaattcGCTAAatgaaattgcttgttttggaCGACCAACAGCTCAGAAtcaaattcagtttactattatcACCAAGACCAAGAAGACTCGCAAATATTCATATCAGTCATGCTTGAACCAGTCaattttgggcttttttttttttcttgaaaaatgacttaatgatCATCAGAATTGTTTCCAAATACTTTTCTGTCCATTGATTGATATGTCAACTAATCTTTGAGCTCCATGATGGTGCGTCAAAATTTCAATGAAATGTCCTCCTGGTCAACTTAACCAACTGTGGTAGCACAAAATGGAAACTATTTTACAGCTGTCAATATCTATGCTGTCACTAACAGGTCTCACAGGGCTGGACTTCACCTAAGCAAATATCAACACAACGGTTCACAAGGTTACAGGTTGTTGTGGGGTGTTCATGACCAACGGTAAAATCAAACTCactaaaaacaatgaatgagtACTCCttgtcaaaaaaaacatttctcacaCCACATGCTTTTTTGTCaagatttatttttgcttttttttggtGACCTGGCAACAATAGCAGCACCCGGAAGGTGATTCGTTGGACCAGCATTCACTGttaagtagaaaaaaaacaatacaaggcTACCAGAGAACAACCAACGGACCACTGCTTTTGAATGAGAAAAGCCAAACGATGAAAATACTGCATGACAGTAATTTGTAGTATCTAgtttcaacatacagtacaagtaaactcaacaaaaaaaacaccgtCTTTCCttttaaactgaaaacatcataatccagcagttaaaattattttgtattGAAAAAAATGCACTATTTGTCATGTACAACTCGGAACAATTCATGTTTGCTTACAAGTGCCACTGTATCTATACTTTATCCAGACATACtgcaatatttttacattttcatgaatcTCGTGTGAATTACTAGTCTTCTTCTGCTGGACCGCTTTGCTTACAATTCCTCAAATCTGACATACATTCTTATCT includes the following:
- the rnf14 gene encoding E3 ubiquitin-protein ligase RNF14, yielding MSEDREAQEDELLALASIYDEEEFHRAESAQGGEIQLCLELPSDFKVVVKGETLTEYNVCFLPPLVLNFEIPADYPSTSSPIFTLSSKWMTRAQMSSLCRRLDELWEENQGYVILFTWIQFLKEEALDFLGIQSPLEVTRTGGKAGAERRKADHAATALTQGGSHSEKAEEKKREVKKEKCEQQLPSSSQLDPRAVLLMDPRADLLPQLLDFDETQRQRVFDCKVFCCGICFVEKLGSNCLCFKECQHVYCKACMTEYFQIQIRDGNVQCLNCPEPKCTSLATPSQVKQLVDEELFARYDRLLLQSSLDLMADVVYCPRQSCGTAVMVEPDTTMGICSACQYAFCTLCKLGYHGLSNCRINADELRNLKDEYLSATNEGKKFMEQRFGKRVIQKAVEESFSRDWLNENCKCCPRCGTNIQKVDGCNKMTCTSCRQYFCWLCLGLLSKVNPYSHFNNPHSPCYNQLFHGVDLDEEDAFWSDEED